In one candidate division KSB1 bacterium genomic region, the following are encoded:
- a CDS encoding transglycosylase SLT domain-containing protein — MKSLIIPIMLGMLSLSFLPDQSNFDNEKVLELGKSVQAIAALAQFNNSYQNNEQKIVTIMNRYNKKMPAAKKQAIANEILEMTLKYPNLDVDLICATITHESARSWNPKVVSKAGAMGLMQIMPRTGKWLAKSEGVEWTSTEAVLFDPIHNIRLGTRYLSKLINTYDLEGGLAAYNGGWKRAKKWLANDKADGILWAETRSYIPHVLKLYDKYRSTVL, encoded by the coding sequence ATGAAATCGCTCATAATACCCATAATGTTGGGGATGTTGTCACTTAGCTTTCTTCCGGATCAGTCCAATTTCGATAATGAAAAGGTTTTGGAGTTGGGAAAATCCGTGCAGGCAATAGCAGCGCTTGCGCAATTTAATAACAGCTACCAAAACAATGAGCAAAAAATCGTCACTATTATGAACCGGTATAACAAAAAAATGCCGGCGGCAAAGAAACAGGCCATCGCAAATGAAATCCTCGAGATGACATTAAAATATCCCAATCTGGACGTTGATTTGATTTGCGCGACCATCACGCACGAGAGCGCTAGAAGCTGGAATCCAAAGGTAGTATCAAAAGCTGGCGCTATGGGCTTGATGCAGATTATGCCCCGCACCGGAAAGTGGCTTGCGAAGTCCGAAGGGGTTGAGTGGACTTCGACGGAAGCTGTTCTTTTTGACCCAATTCATAATATCAGGCTGGGAACCCGCTACCTTTCCAAATTGATCAACACGTACGATCTGGAGGGCGGACTGGCTGCATATAACGGCGGTTGGAAACGAGCGAAGAAATGGCTGGCAAATGATAAAGCCGACGGCATCCTCTGGGCCGAGACCCGCTCTTACATTCCCCATGTTTTGAAATTGTATGACAAGTATAGGAGCACGGTTCTTTAA